The DNA window GAGGATGTCTGGGATGTGGGCTTTGTGTAATTTTCAAACTCTACCATTATGAATACAAGATCCTGCAGAGtcttattgaaaaaaatgggACAGTAAACACATGGTGTTATCAGAGCTAAAGGTCTAGGAGATCCCGTCCCCTTTActccttttctttctatttttgacagagtattttttcctctctctttcttaatagtctttgtgggttttttatatttaaaccaaaaatattgtaaaaaaaataaatatctgcaaGAAATTTAGAATTGGCCAAAAATGGTTGAGAACTTCAGAAGGTCGAAtaatgtaactttaaaataaaatatattcaggaACCCTTTAACTTGCTCTTTATTCCACGTATGAAGTCGTGTTTGTGTCGTCTTTTGCTTCCCATTGGCTCTCAGCCTGCTACCGGTCGCTCCTCCTTAGCCCGTCGTTTTTCAGAAAGGCCCTTCACACTCTGATGAGTCACTACTTTCGCTCGGAGGAGGGCGGCGAGCGCTCCGTGTGCCTCGCCTTCGGCTTCCTGTCTCTGCTGGTGGCCATGCTGGTTCTGGTGGTCCGAGAGGACTACCTGGAGTTCGGCCTGGAGCCCGGCTTTTCCAGCCTGTTCGACAACTTGGAGACGTTCGCTAAGCATCAGGGTTACGCTGATTGGTCGTAAGTAGAGACGTGGACTCAGCAAGGCGCGCTCGCTTCGGGAGACGCCGTCATGCTGAATTTTGCGGCTGTTTTGACAACAGGATCCCGGTGACGAAGCTGAGTGTGAAGCTGGGCCTCGCTGCTGTCTGCGCTTACATCGGGTCCCTCCTGGCCTTCCCTGGACTCAGGCTGGCTCAGACTCATCTAGATGCTGTACAGATGAACTCTGACCGCCCTCTCATTCAGTAAGAACTTTtagagggagggagaaaaacaaataaaactgtagTCCCGTCTTTTTCCAAGACATTTACCATTGTGTTTGCATCTCTCTGATTGCTCTACAGGATTCTGCTGCACATGAGTTTCTTATCTCCCGTCGTCGTGTTGGTTTTGTGGGTAAAACCCATTGCTAGAGACTTTTTGGCCAACGCGCCCATGGGAAAGACTTCTGTCACCCTGTAAGTgtactttttaacttttttttttactccactAACTGTTTAACCTCAGTATAAATTAAGCTGGGAAGTTGTCGGCAGGAAGAAACCTCGCGGTTTGTCTTCGGCAGGGTGAGCAGCGCAGCATTCGACAGCATGCGCCTGTGGATCATCGTGGCCCTGTGCGCGCTGCGTCTGGCGCTGACCCGGTACCACCTGCAGGCCTACCTCAACCTGGCTCAGAAGTGGGTGGAGCAGATGAAGAAGGAGGCGGGACGAATCGCTGCCATCGATATCCAGCGGAAGGTCAGACACACTTTTTTTGTGACGAGAGAAGTTTTGGCATAAAAATAAGAACGATTTTAATCGCTGTCACGGAGAAACCTTTTAACTTATTCCACTTTCTGTCAGGTCACGCGTGTATTTTGCTACCTAACGGTGGTTACACTTCAGTATTTGGTACCTATTCTGCTCATCCTCTTCTCCACGTTGGCACTCAAGGTGCTGGGTGAGTGAAGTACTGGGAAAGTAAATTTTCTGGAGAAACCCTGATCAGGAAACCTTGAATGCGAAGTGTCATGACTTTATGCTTTTCTAGGGAACTTCTCCTGGGGTTTCGATGTCGAGGAGACACCGGGTGTGACGCCAGCGCTGGTGCTCCCCACAGCAGCACCCGTGCCGTCTGGCGGCCTCGACGATGACGAGGACGGGATGGAAGACATGGAGGAGGACATCCAGGCCACGGTGGCACGCCTGTCAGAGACGTTCGCCGCGCTGCGCTCCGTCCTCACTCCTCTCTTCCTCCGCGGTCTCTTCGCCTTCCTCACTTGGTGGGTCGCCGCCTGCCAAGTGATCAGCTCTCTGTTTGGCGTCTACTTCCACCAGTACCTGATGCAGAACTGAGGAAACTGGAGCGCCGGATGCACGCACGTCACTTCTAACTCTCGCTGTACGAGACGCTGCTGGAAGGGTGATGGACACAGGGACAATAGTGGATGACCACAGACTGAGACTGAGTTTGGTTGGAAGAGGTAAACCAGCAGGCCTCTGGCATCAGTGACACAAATATAGAGAAAGAACCGTGACTTGTTTCACAAAGCAAGTTCAGCTTGTATCAATTTGTACGACTTCACTTGGTCATATCATGGAAGCAGCATTTTTAGCAAAGGAGGAATGACCGAGAACAGATCTATGTTTCCTTTTTGGTTCAGATCTAACTTGACTGTATAACTTTAAAGGTATTcaaacctatttttttttattctcactctagatcaggggtgtcaaactccagtcctcaagggccactgtcctgcagtttttagatgtgccacagttACAAAACACtagaatgaaatgacttaattacctcctccttgtgtagctcagttctccagagtcctgctaatgacctaattattctattcagctgtggtgcagcagaggcacatctaaaagttgcagggcagtggccctccaggactggagtttgtgCTCTAGATGAACCTCTAGAATCCAAATAGCCACTTCATTCTTGCCTTCATTCCTAATAAATCATTGTCTCCATTTCCAAAAACATACTCGTCCCCTTAGTGAAAGGACGACTTAACATTTATGAATATGTTATGTTGAATTGGTGTGACTGTAACTGTGAATCCTGGGAATGAAGGATTCCcagttaatttttaaaattttaaagcaaaactgcAAACTTTTCCAGAGGGAAAAGAGCTTTCTTGAGTAGAGAAAAAGCCAGCTTGAGGCGGTTGCATATATATGATGCACATGATGAACAGTAACTTCAAATGGCAATAATGGTCTGAGAAagaacaagcaaaacaaaaaaaaacaaaaaacattggcACTGGTGGTGTCATCCTGCTGTGGAAGTTCCTTGCAGATTttatacaaaaaacatttctgttgcctttatatttaaaatcatttcttgATTCTCTTATCATGTTTGATCCAAGTTACCAAGAGCCTCTCTGGAGGATCTGAGGAGCCACACTCACATCAGTCATAGTTGTATGTAAAAACGAAGGCGTATTGTTTGAACCACTCATCTGTGCATcaagaaggcaaaaaaaaatattttattctctaGATTTGATTATAACTCACAATGCATCACTTTGTCTGTGCTGCCAGATCCAGTTTTTCACGACTCTGATGTTGGACTCTATCTTTGACTCATCGGCTGCCACTAGCATGGTGATTGCAATCCCGTTGGTTCGCCTTGACTCCAGCTTTTTGAGTTTAGCAGAAACTTACCTTGGACACAGATTTTCTTTCCAGGAAAGTTCATGAATATAACTCAATTAAAAGTTGCAGTATTTGCCTGCACAAGCAAGACACAGCAGTAGTTATTCTTAaagcattgtgtgtgtgtgtgtgttttttaaacaaattattattattttgttgttactCGCGATGCTCTGTGAACCCAGAAAGCATAACCTTCCTTTTAGTACCGTGCCAGTTTTCAGTCCCTTTTCCTGCTGTCGCTGCTCTAAATTGcctcaaaacatattttccatatttaaaaagtggaaattaTGGAGCATGTACTGATGGTGATCTGCAGCTATTAAGTGTCTGCTAACACCATAGCGATTAACTTTCCATTAATTTTGTTGTGCAGCCTTCCAGTCCTTAGCTTCAGTGTAAAAGCATCTTCTGCAGCTTTTGCCATGCATCTGTATAAGTGTAATGTGAACAGTCTGCTGTTTAATGCTGCATTTATATAATATGTAATTGTACCAGTGCAGGTTTTTGTGCCTCCTCCCAGAGCTGGAAGAGGATATATTTTGTGTGAGGGACTCTGTTTCCCTTTAAAGAACCGATTTAAGAGTGctaaacaatttcttttttctttatgtgaaTGAGTTCAGACAGAATTCATCAAGAATAGACAAAGCTGTGTTGAAAGTGTCTGAAAGCCAAACACTGAA is part of the Xiphophorus hellerii strain 12219 chromosome 9, Xiphophorus_hellerii-4.1, whole genome shotgun sequence genome and encodes:
- the tmem161a gene encoding transmembrane protein 161A, giving the protein MALIGIQLVVSLLAASIMQRMAPHCSFARWLVCNGSLFRFKHPSEGELFALAGKQMPKQNRRDRRQNGENKPLTVPKDIDLHLEKAPVNVMDALVLRFFLEYQWLVDFAVYAMGVFLFTECYYSVADASKEVNIGAFWCVLTVVFGLKALHTLMSHYFRSEEGGERSVCLAFGFLSLLVAMLVLVVREDYLEFGLEPGFSSLFDNLETFAKHQGYADWSIPVTKLSVKLGLAAVCAYIGSLLAFPGLRLAQTHLDAVQMNSDRPLIQILLHMSFLSPVVVLVLWVKPIARDFLANAPMGKTSVTLVSSAAFDSMRLWIIVALCALRLALTRYHLQAYLNLAQKWVEQMKKEAGRIAAIDIQRKVTRVFCYLTVVTLQYLVPILLILFSTLALKVLGNFSWGFDVEETPGVTPALVLPTAAPVPSGGLDDDEDGMEDMEEDIQATVARLSETFAALRSVLTPLFLRGLFAFLTWWVAACQVISSLFGVYFHQYLMQN